CTGCGAGCGCTGCGACGCGTGCCGTACCGGCGGCAAGATGCCCTGCACCGAGGGCACGGCCACGAACACCGCCGGAGTGCTCCCCTCGGGCGCGTCCCGTCTGCGCGACGCTCGGGGGGCCGTCAACCATCACCTCGGCGTCTCCGGCTTCGCCACCCGAGCGGTCGTCGATCGCCGCTCGGTCGTGCCGGTCGGCGACGACGTTCCGCCCGAGGTCGCGGCGGTGCTCGGCTGCGCCGTGCTCACCGGGGGCGGCGCCGTGAAGAACGCGGGATCGCTCGAGCCCGGGCAGGACGTGATCGTCGTCGGCCTCGGCGGCGTCGGCATGGCGGCGCTGCTCACCGCGATCGCCATCACCGCGCCCGCCGGTGGCCGCGTGATCGGCGTCGACGCCAACGACGAGAAGCTCGAAACGGCTCGCGAGCTGGGCGCCCACGAGACGGCCTCACCCGCGCAGGCCGCCGAGCGCGGGCTCAAGGCCCCGGTCGTCGTCGAGGCCGCCGGCCACCCCCGCGCGTTCGAGACCGCGGTCGCCCTGACCGCGCCCGGCGGTGTGACGGTCACCGCCGGGCTGCCCGCGCCGAACGCCACCTCTACGATCGCCCCCCTCGGCATCACCGCCGAGGCCCGATCGATCGTCGGCTGCTACCTCGGCTCGGCCGTGCCCTCGCGCGACATCCCGGAATACGAGCGGCTCTGGAGAGCGGGCGCGCTGCCGGTCGAGAAGCTCACCACGTCGACCATCCGGCTCGGCCAGCTCAACGAGGCGCTCGACCGGCTCGAAGCGGGCCAGGCGATCCGCCAGATCATCCGCTTCGACGACGAGGGGTGACGGCGGCACCCCGAGCAGCGCAGCGGCCCGGAGATCCATCGGATCCCCGGGCCGTCACCCCCCGTCACTCCCCCAGCACGAGCACCGATTTCCCCGGCGGCACGGTGCGGTCGCCGTGCCGCTCGTGCAGCTCGCGCACCCGCGCGAACGGCACGCGGTGCACCGCCAGCGGCCTGAGCGCTCCGCTCTCGATCAGGGGCCACACCGTGCGCTCGACCGCGCGCACGGTCTCCTCCTTCGAGCCCGGTCCGTGCACCGGCCGAGCGCGCAGCGTCGAGCCGTGCACCGTGAGCCGTCGCCGCATGAGCACGCGCAGGTCGATCTCCGCCGTCGCCCCTCCGAGCGCCGCCACCATCGCCAGCCGTCCCCCGACGGCGAGCGCGGCGAGGTTGCGCTGCAGGTACGACCCGCCCACCACGTCGAGCACGAGGTCGACCCCGCGCCCCCCGGTGCGCTCGCGCACGAACTCCACGAAGTCCTCCTCGCGGTAGTTGGACGCCGCCTCGGCGCCCGCCGCGAGGCTGTGCTCGACGCCGCCCTCCGAGCCCGCGGTCGCGAAGACCCGCCAGCCGAGCGCCGCACCGAGCTGCACGGCGAAGCCGCCGAGCCCGCCGCTGCCGCCGTGCACGAGCAGCGAGCTGCCCGCCGGGGGCAGCTCGGGGTGCGCGAAGTTGGAGAGCAGCGTGCACGCCACCTCGGGCAGCCCCGCGGCCTCGACCAGGTCGACGCCGCCGGGCACGGGCAGCACCTGGGCCTCGGGCACGGCCGCGTACTCCGCATAGCCGCCGCCGGCGAGCAGCGCGCAGACCGCGTCGCCCACGCCGAAACGCCGGGCGCCGGGTCCCAGGGCGACCACGGTTCCCGAGCACTCGAGGCCGAGCACGTCGGTGATGCCCGGCGGCGGCGGATACCCGCCCTCGCGCTGCACGAGGTCGGCGCGGTTGAACCCCGCCGCGACGACGCGGATCAGCACCTCCCCCTCTCCGGGCACGGGCACGGGAGCCCGCCCGATGCCGAGCACCTCGGGGCCGCCGAAGCCGTCGAGCTCGACGACGCGCATCTCGTGGGCGATCGTCATCGCTCGCCCACCGCAGGCAGCACCTCGGCCCGCTTCTCCCACGCGGTCACGGGAGGGAACGCGTCGGAGTCGGTGATGATCTCGATCACCGTGACCGAGCCGCTGCCGAGCGCCGCGTCGAGCGCGGCCCCGATCTCATCGGGATTCGACACCCGCACGCCCTCTGCGCCGCACGCTCGCGCGATCGCGGCGTGGTCGACCTCGGCGAAGCGGATCGCCGAGGTGGTCTCAGAGAACTGCACCAGCTCGGAGTGCTTCTGAAACCCCAGGATCGAGTTGTTCAGCAGCAGCACGGTGAGCGGCAGCTCCTCGCGCACCGCGGTCTCGATCTCCTGCCACACGTGGCCGAAGCCGCCGTCGCCGCTGATGCACACGACCTCGCTGCCGGGCCGGGCGAGCTTCGCTCCCAGGGCCATCGGGAAACCCCAGCCGAGGCCGGCCATGCCGCGCGGGGAGAGGAACTGCTGGCCCGGGCGGCGCGCCGTCAGGTAGTTGTTCATCCAGATCGTCGAGTAGCTCGCATCGGCCACGACGATCGTGTCGTCGGCGAGGCGCTCGTCGAGCTCGCGCATCACCCGCTCGGGGCGGATGGGGGTCGCGTCGAGGTCGACGAGCCGAGCGAACTCCTCGCGGTGCGCCTCGCGCGCCGCGGCGATCCGCTGCTCCACCGCCGGCCGCGCCGCGGATCGGCGCTCGAGCCACGCGTCGTCGTCGAGGGCCTCGAGCAGATCCTCGAGACCGGCGCGCACATCGCCCACGAGTCGCAGCGCCTCGTAGGTGCGGCCGATCTCGGTGCCGTCGATGTCGAGGTGGATCACCCGCGCTCCGGGCGGCACGAGGCTCCAGCCGTCGGTGCCGTTCTCGTTCGTGCGGTTGCCTGCGAGCACCACGACATCGGCCGACGCGAGCAGGTCGCGCTGGAACGCCGTGGAACTGCGACGGCCCATCACGTTGCCGATCACTCCGATCGAGAGCGGGTGCCGCTCGTCGACCGACCCCTTGCCCATGTTCGTCGTGGCCACCGGCAGCGAGGCGCGATCCTGCAGGCTCGCGAGCACGTCGCACGCGACCGAGCGCTGCACGCCGCCGCCCGCGATGAGCACCGGTGCGTCCGCCTCGGCGATGAGCCGCGCCGCCTCGGCGAGCGCGGCCCGATCCGGGCGGGGGCGGTCGAGCGGGAACCGCCCGAGCGAAGCGTCGCGGGCGTGGGGCCGCGGCAGCGCGTCGGCGATCATCACGTCCTTCGGCAGCAGCAGCACGACGGGGCCGGGGCGGCCCGAGGTCGCCGCGGTGAGCGCCATGTCGAGGTAGTCGTCGACCCGGGAGAGGTCGGTGACGCGGCGGGTCCACTTGCTGCACCCCGAATAGAGCTCGTGGTGGTCGAGCTCCTGGAAGGCGTTGCGGTCGCGAGTGGGCGTCGGCACGTCCTGCACCACCGCCAGCATCGGCACCGAGCTCAGCATGGCCTCGGTCATCGGCGGCACGAGCAGCGTCGCCGCGGGCCCGTTCTGCGCGCCGATGATGCCGATGCGGTTGCTCACCCGGGCGTAGCCGTCGGCCATCGCGCCGCCCGCGTTCTCCGTGCGGTACATCACCTGGCGGATGCCCGCCTTCTCGGCCTCCAGGAAGAACGCTGAGGGCAGGCTCTGCCCGAACACCTCGGTCACACCGTGACGCACCAGCGCCTTCGCGATCGCCTGAACCACCGTCTGAGACATGAGCACTCCTTCGCTTCCCTGCGGCGTCGCGGCGGGATCCGCCGCGAGCCGTGAACGCTCTCACGCTACGGAGGGCGCTCGGCCCGGGGCAACGGGGTTCGGCTTATGCCCTCATCCGGCAGGCGGATCGGCCTGCTCCGAGGTCCGCCTGAGATAGTCGCCGAGGGCGGCGGCGATGCGCGCGCCGTCGTGCGAGGCCGCGCCGTCCCACACGAGGCCCCACTCGCTGCGCGGAGGCGTCTCGAGGGGCCTCGGGACGAGCGTGTCCGGGAGCAGCGGGATCGCCGCCTCGTGCGCGAGCGCGTAACCGTCGCTGCGGGCCACCGCGGCGAAGCGGTGCTGGTCGGGCTGCGGCGACCCGAGACCGAGCCGCCGCCCGCCGGAGAACTGCGCGAGCACCGCGTCGTGGTTGCCGGGCGCCTCCCGGCGGGGCCAGTGCACGAGTGGGTAGGCGAGCAGATCGTCGACGTCGAGCCGGTCGAGCGCCGCGAGCGGATGGCCGCGGCGCAGCGCGACGCACTGCACGTCGGAGCCGAGCACCACGACCTCGAGCGAACCGGGATCGGCGAGCGGCAGTCGCACGAAGGCGGCGTCGGCGGAGCCCGCGCGGATGCGCTCCACGCTGTCGGAGGTCCACACGGTGTGCGGGTCGATCTCCACGCGCGGCGCCTCGGCGCGGAACCCCTCGATGAGGTCGAAGGTTCGCTCAGCGGGCACGGAGCGGGTGTAGAGCAGGCGCAGGGTGCCCGCGGTCGCGGTGCCTCCCGGGGAGACGAGCCGCTCGGCGCGGTGCACGAGTTCGAGGATCTTGAGCGCCTCGGCGTAGAGCGTCGTGCCTGCCGCGGTAAGCGCCACCCGCGGCTGCCGTACGACGAGCACCACCCCGAGCGCCTCCTCGAGCTGGCGGATCTGCGCGGAGAGGGCCGGCTGCGAGATGAAGAGCCGGTCGGCGGCGCGCCCGAAGTGCCGCGCCTCGGCGAGCGCGACGAAGCACTGCAGGCGCCAGAAGTTCACGCGCGGAGGCCTCCCGGCGGCGGCGCGGTCGGCCCCGATCCGGCGCTCACCGCTCCCCGGCCTCTTCCGAGCGCATGA
The genomic region above belongs to Leucobacter muris and contains:
- a CDS encoding acetolactate synthase catalytic subunit, giving the protein MSQTVVQAIAKALVRHGVTEVFGQSLPSAFFLEAEKAGIRQVMYRTENAGGAMADGYARVSNRIGIIGAQNGPAATLLVPPMTEAMLSSVPMLAVVQDVPTPTRDRNAFQELDHHELYSGCSKWTRRVTDLSRVDDYLDMALTAATSGRPGPVVLLLPKDVMIADALPRPHARDASLGRFPLDRPRPDRAALAEAARLIAEADAPVLIAGGGVQRSVACDVLASLQDRASLPVATTNMGKGSVDERHPLSIGVIGNVMGRRSSTAFQRDLLASADVVVLAGNRTNENGTDGWSLVPPGARVIHLDIDGTEIGRTYEALRLVGDVRAGLEDLLEALDDDAWLERRSAARPAVEQRIAAAREAHREEFARLVDLDATPIRPERVMRELDERLADDTIVVADASYSTIWMNNYLTARRPGQQFLSPRGMAGLGWGFPMALGAKLARPGSEVVCISGDGGFGHVWQEIETAVREELPLTVLLLNNSILGFQKHSELVQFSETTSAIRFAEVDHAAIARACGAEGVRVSNPDEIGAALDAALGSGSVTVIEIITDSDAFPPVTAWEKRAEVLPAVGER
- a CDS encoding alcohol dehydrogenase catalytic domain-containing protein; translation: MKITGAVLRTSPAPQPYAQTRPLEITELELEPPGDGEVLIRVEAAGLCHSDLSVINGNRPRPLPMLLGHEAAGIVEAVGGGVSDLREGQRVVTVFLPRCERCDACRTGGKMPCTEGTATNTAGVLPSGASRLRDARGAVNHHLGVSGFATRAVVDRRSVVPVGDDVPPEVAAVLGCAVLTGGGAVKNAGSLEPGQDVIVVGLGGVGMAALLTAIAITAPAGGRVIGVDANDEKLETARELGAHETASPAQAAERGLKAPVVVEAAGHPRAFETAVALTAPGGVTVTAGLPAPNATSTIAPLGITAEARSIVGCYLGSAVPSRDIPEYERLWRAGALPVEKLTTSTIRLGQLNEALDRLEAGQAIRQIIRFDDEG
- a CDS encoding NAD(P)H-quinone oxidoreductase; its protein translation is MTIAHEMRVVELDGFGGPEVLGIGRAPVPVPGEGEVLIRVVAAGFNRADLVQREGGYPPPPGITDVLGLECSGTVVALGPGARRFGVGDAVCALLAGGGYAEYAAVPEAQVLPVPGGVDLVEAAGLPEVACTLLSNFAHPELPPAGSSLLVHGGSGGLGGFAVQLGAALGWRVFATAGSEGGVEHSLAAGAEAASNYREEDFVEFVRERTGGRGVDLVLDVVGGSYLQRNLAALAVGGRLAMVAALGGATAEIDLRVLMRRRLTVHGSTLRARPVHGPGSKEETVRAVERTVWPLIESGALRPLAVHRVPFARVRELHERHGDRTVPPGKSVLVLGE
- a CDS encoding LysR family transcriptional regulator, with protein sequence MNFWRLQCFVALAEARHFGRAADRLFISQPALSAQIRQLEEALGVVLVVRQPRVALTAAGTTLYAEALKILELVHRAERLVSPGGTATAGTLRLLYTRSVPAERTFDLIEGFRAEAPRVEIDPHTVWTSDSVERIRAGSADAAFVRLPLADPGSLEVVVLGSDVQCVALRRGHPLAALDRLDVDDLLAYPLVHWPRREAPGNHDAVLAQFSGGRRLGLGSPQPDQHRFAAVARSDGYALAHEAAIPLLPDTLVPRPLETPPRSEWGLVWDGAASHDGARIAAALGDYLRRTSEQADPPAG